The sequence TTGTCCTTTTGAAATTTATGATTCTCTCTAATATCAGTTAATCGATTTGCAAAACTGGTAtggaaacaaaaaacaaaaatcatggaACCAGTATTAAATCAATTCACAAATACTGCCCCAAAAAGCAAATGGGTGGAGTTATATTCACTTGGCAGTGTCATCAAATTTGGCTTCAGTGCTGGTAGAATCCATACCAACTGATTGCCATCCATCATCTATGATTATAAACTTAGGAGGAGCTCCACCTTTCACCAGACTACTtgaacaaacaaaaacatgatATTTTACACAGATGATGTAATATTTCAAATACTTTAAATATTAATGAAATTATCTTAAGCGAAGGAGACCTATTTATTCCTTCCTTGACTCCCTCGGCAGTAACATCCGTATAAAAAGCATCCCACGTGCACCATCCGAACCAATTCAATGCATCAGGCATCTGTACCATGATTAAGAACAAATTTATGAGAGTGGGAAAACTAGTGATGAATGCAAACCATGGATATTTGAAGTGTTATCTATAGTTTATAATACCTCCTTATTATGACGGTGGCAGAACGTCTGCAAATGAGTTTCCAGAAACCTGTTCAAATCCCAATTATCGCATAATAACTATGGATTTAAATTCACATTATGAAAGGATATGCAACTGAATCATTTTTCTGCTGCCAAATCACAAACAATGGGATACCAGGAAAGGTAACATTTAGACTCACTTAGTTGCTTCACAATACAATCTGAATAAGAAGAAGCTTTGTGCATTATACCTATAAGCATCATAGAATAATTGGACAAGCCTTGCATTGCAATCAAGTGATATTCAAGTTCTGCTACTATGAATAAGTATTAGACCGAGCAAGAAAATAACTTCTGAATTCGAGTGGCCGTTACAACACACAATCATAGGCCTATCTTGACAGAGTGTGAGAAACTAACAAGGAAATAGCTAAAGAAATAATACACAAGATAAACGGAGAGACTAGTATTGATATTGGTCCGGCAAATATGAACTTAACCGGTCATACTTGATTGAATTTTCGATAACCCTGTACGGATCGATTCCAGCTGCCACATAAACCAAGTGCCTGCCTTCAAATTCTTGCACAGAAGGATCACCTGCAATATTCCAATTCCcccaacaacaacaataaaaaactCAAATTTAGACAAAGAAAAAATGCACACTTAAACACAACCGATGAAAAATTACGTAAAAAAGGTCAACTACCACTTTCCAAGCAAATTTCCAGTTCATCATTTGCATTTCCCTGAAGCACAGCTCTGAAATTCCCTTCAAGAATCGGCAACAGAACAGTGTAAATTACCGATCCTGTTCGTTCTTCCCCATCTTTATTTTCTTCGCCAACTCGAAAACTATTGGGCACCTCAATCAGTAAAAACTGTGTCTCGCATGGGATATCGTGGCCACACGTACCCATACATTGTGTCATCCACCATAACTTGAATCTGTAAAGACTCAAAAATCTCAACCCCCTGCAAATTTAACACCATTAATCCTTCCACAGCCATTCAGTTATAtaatcaagaaaacaaaatttgacCATGTTTTAGAATAATAAAAGTAAAGCCTCGTACTTGAGTTTTCCAACTGGGAAAACTACACTGCTACCAATTTGATCAGACTCAACGCCAATGAAAATACCCTCATTTTGTTTTGTCGGAGTCAGGAAAATGTTGTCGTGAACATCGGTGAGAATGCAGTTGCAAGAAACGCTCAGATTTCCGTCAGCAAGAATTAAGTCCTGCTGTGAACCAATCGCCATTTTTTGTCCTCCCGCGTTATTGAAAATGAGGATTCACAGTTTTTGGGCAgctatgatatgatatgatatgatatgatcgagaaatcatataaataaaaatttccacTAATCTCGACATGGGAATGTGATCGGATAATTGCGATGAATTTCTATGGTAGAGCAAAAGGCAAAGGCGAAAGCATCATTTTCAGTGGACTCGAAAGTTGAAACGCAAGGACGAGGGGAATTTTGTAAAAATTACACATTAGATACAAGGTAAAGGATGACGTAACATATGCGATCATGTGAATTGTAATTTTAGCGCACACAAAAAACTCTGCAAAATAACgaaacattatttaattttgtttcacaaattttttattcgatctaaatcattaaaaaaaattaattattattttttgtataaGTGTTTTTGATAAAGTTTCATAGATTTATATCCGTGAAATAAGTCGATTCGATTTATAtctacaaaattttgaaatgtaagatttttgacaaaaaagacgatattttttttcatgagccagaccaaaaattcaaaattcatttaaaaatttgattCGTATGACAATTTCCTAGAAatatgttttgtatttttttatgttaacaATATTACTTTAACTGAATTTATGAATAACATTGTCACTTCTTACGAATATATATTGTATTCATAATATACATCATTAAACTATATTTTACAAACGCTTCAATGAAgataattttgttaatttattaatttaaaaaattagtatCTATATTTCTATacactatatatataataaaacataAACTTTTTTAGAATAACCACGTTGGTCAAATTAATGGAGTGAATTTTCACTTGCATGGATTACTAGTTAAAATAATTATCTACCAAACATtctattctttaaaaaaaaatctgttttttaattttattttcaaacactATTTTTTTAACAAACCATAAATTTAATCATTTCTTTAATATTCTTTTACAAATACTCGTAAGATAAATAAAGATGTGACATATCAAATGGAATTTTTGGAGTAAATGGTGATGCAATAAATTCGAATTTTATTGAGCATccttatttattattttcttaacaCTCTAATCATACATCATTCACTTATCATAACCCATGAATCAATTGGTACAAAAAATTATACGATATATTTATgcgttagtttttttttttttttaaaaaaaaaatagattttcaagatttttttaaaatcttgaaaAATTATACATGACTAATTTTCAGCATTAATATAATTACTTACTATGATATCTCCAGTTTTTCTTAAATTTCATCCACCCCTCAGAGTCAGCTTTGCTGCTTTGCAATATTCCCACAGTTTTTTTTATCACTAGTTCTTTTgtttggggaaaaaaaaaacctcTGGCGCACAAGCATCATCCATCTCAATAaataaacaagataaaatatggAATTAACTAGGGaataagattaattaatttcaatgtgaaagaaatattaagTCCAATTTATTATATTCTGCAGTTTCTTGCACGACTGCTAAATGCTATAGCTTAGTACTATGGACATCTGACTTTTCATGTGGGAGCCGATGCCatatatacatgaaaaataAGATGTTACTCATCATGAATACAATAATAAACGTCTGGTCTTTAAGCTCACCTCCTTCATAATAAATTGTCTCCAAATTCTATGCTGGGAAGTGGGAACCCTATAATAACGATAACTCTCGAGCGGGACAAGTGTGTACAAGTACAAAATTGCATATAAACAGTAAAGGTATTTTCAAATCACTAAAAAGggaaatttaaacaaatttctACACCACTCAAGGATAGGGAAAAGATGTGGTATTCTGAATTCTACTCTTCTGACCGAGTAACCTATAATTTTGTACAAACCCTCTGAAATCCCGACACTTGAAATACGTATGGTGGCATTGGAATCATTTAGAGCCCATAAGCATGGAATTGATGACATGCATGATCAAGCGAACGTTAGAAAGTTCGGAACCTGTAGTGGTTGGCATGTTGTGATGGTGATTCATTATTTGATATACTTGCTCAAAGATGGGGCGTACGTGCACATTAATCACCGGGTCGGCCGGATTTATAGCAGTTAGAACCTCCCTCATCCAAGTTAGTTTTCGAGGGGTTTCCTTGCTGATATCACAGGCCAATTGCTGTAGAAGAGAGAGGAGAACCCCTTGGCTCAATGGCAGTGGATTCATGGCCAAGAGCGTAGGCAAATCAACCTGAAGAAAAATGATTGAAAGGAACAAATTTTAGGATTCCAATGCAAATAACTATGGAACCAAATACATGTATGTGAAAAGAAAATGGTGAGATCGGCCAAGCATATGCCTGTGTTAGGCCTCTCTGATATTCTGAGGAAAAAGAGTAGAGCATACATGAGAACATAACCATGATACAACAGTAACATCACTCCTATGCAAGGCAGCAATGAAAGCATCCTCATACTTTAGCTCAGCTACCAATCTAGAAAGCTCTTTTGTTGGATCAACCTCGAGCTAGAAAAAATAGCATTCAGAATAAATAGGTATAaaagcaccaagtaaataaaaataaaaaatcagggAGAAACGTATAAAACCTTCTCATGTAGAGCACCCAAAAGACCGTTACTCAGCTGATTAGTCAAAGGATTTGCTGCTTTAGAATTTACTCCTGCAGCAAAAGCTACCAATTTTCTTTGACCATCGAGCAACTCATTGCTCAAAGTTTTAGACATTGATGACGCGGAAGTTATAGCATCCtgaagaaattaaaaaaatattagtgaGGCAGATGGGTACCAACTAAAAGACTCATTCTCCGGTAATGTAACATGCAAACCATGTGCATTCTATATTAGTCAGAGGGCGCACACCTAGAAACATTAGCATAATATTGTAAAAGTATAAATACCCTCAAAACAAGTGCAAGAGATGAATGTGAGGCCTCAAACTGCTGCTGAGCTGCTGCAGTATGTTCAACCATTCCTTTCTGAAATGCGGAATCAACCTGCTCAAACATTGCCCTGCATGACATTTCAAATGCAGGGATCACAGAAACTTCCAAAGACGATTTCAGCATTTCCTGCATTGCAAACCGATATGAAATTAGATTTCGTGAGGCAGACAACTAcataaaaacatatataaagATCTATGCCATATCTTGGATAATCcatctctttttgtaaacaaggAACAGAGTTCAAAGAACAATAAAATAATAGCCAAACTTATTCGCTTGACTTGTACCTGAAGTGCTTGCTTGCCGGAAGATTGAAATTGAGAATGGAGTTGCCTAGCAACTATAGCTTCAAGCTTGAAGTTGACTGATTTTTCCAGCTGATTTACAGCTTTATCACCCACTCCTTTCTGATCACATAAATAATGTATGATTCAGAAAATGATTAAACCACAATAAAAATACTTTTGACACATGTCGGAATGTAGAATATTAACCTGGAAGCTCTCCACAATAGAAGTGGATATTGCTTTCTCGATGGTGGGAATGATAGCTCGAGCCACAGATTGCCCAAGTGAAGAAACTTCTCGCTTCACAGTTTTCTCTATCAACGAAGGTAAGTCTTTGTTTAAGAAACCGCTGATCATATCTGTTACTTGTTGTGCTCGCTCCCGAGACGCCTTTTCCTGTTTTGCATTCTCTTCTTGCAACCGAGCCCATAAAGCATCAGCATTGGCTTTTACAGCTTTCTCCATGTTTCGTCCCAATGATGCCTCAAGCCTTTTGCCTTCTTTGATAACAGGGACAGCAATCATCGTTGCCATCTGCTTCTGCATGTCTTTTTGCAGAGCTAGAAGCTGAGCATAAATAAGCCGTAAAGCATGATATCAAAACGTTGACACATAAATCAGATGCCGTCAACAATTTGCACTTGATTACCATAGATAAAATGGTTAGTCTCTACCTGATGCATTAAAAATTTCGTACACGGATTTAGCGTTAttcctataaaaaaaatatatcaacaaTAAAATAACCACTACTTGGGAGAGTTAAAAAAGACAAAAATGAGTAACATTCAAGCACGTGAATGGCATTTAACATTTAACAATTAACAATGACCTTGTATGCggacaaattaaaatatacaaaataaaataaatgcatgaaaGATGTTTTTAATTTAACCAACATAACTGAAAAATCAAGTGACAACTCAGTTTGAAGAATGATGAAATATAGCATACATAACAGCGTTTCCAAGAAAAATTGTCCAACAGTAGATAATAACAATATTAAAAGGTTCGCAATTACCTGATGCAGGACCTCTTGCATGGAATAAATTTGTGATTCTACCGGAGTACTATAGCTGATGCCTGGTTCATTAGAAGAATCTGCCGAATTGAAAGCACTTGGTGAGGCTAAAGATATGCCAGATCCTTGAGCACTCTTTCCCTTCTGCTTCTTCCCTTTGACATTTGGTGCAGGTTGCGGAGCCAGCACAGGAATTGATGGATCAATGACCCTACTGGGGCCATCCTTCGCAGAGTCTTGAATCTCTTCTTCTACTGTCGAAGGTTGGGCAACTGTTTCAGTTCCACCAGTCCCATCAAACTGGCGATCTTCCTCTACTATATAAGTTTCAGGTGATACAGCACGACATTCTCGGGCCATCTCAATTCCTAGGTCAGATGCTTCAGAGCAAAAGGTATTTTCCTTGTCTTCGGACAGAAAAGTTTGAAGTTCTTCTCCAGATCCATCAACAATATTTTGATTAAACTTTGTTTCATCCACAACCTTTACCTCTACAACAGAATTCCTTGTTTCACTGCTCAGTCCCACATCTTGAATTTTTAGTTCAACGTCGCCTTGGATATCTGTTGTGTGCATCACCTCGGAGGATGAATTGGCCATCAATATCTCGGAAGGAGTAACCAGATGAGTGGGGTGTCTGAATTCTATTGAATGACTGAGTGCCAGGGACATATCATCTTGAGAATGTTTATACTCATAGTTTCTTGATTCACCATCTAATGAAGCAACGTCAGACAAGTTACTGTGAATGGTGTCCATTTGTCTGTCAACTGTATACTCAACAATTTTTGGCTCTACACCCCGATCATTACTCAAAACACCATGCTCAAAGCTGCTCGATGGATTTCTAAAACCAGAAAGTGTTCCGGACAGCCTGGGACTCAAAGGTAGAGAAGGTGAAGCAACAGGAGAGAGATTACCATCACTAGCAATTACAGGTGAAGCCATTTGTTTGCTTTCCATACTTGAGGGAATGAACTCCTGAAGGCTGGGTGACTCGGCAGAAACAGGGTCGACAGGGCATCTAACCGTAGGTACATTCTCCAAGCCATGTGCATGTATGGATGATGAGGGTGCTGAACTAGCAAGCGATGTCCCCGTTGTTTTATTGCCAGAAGACTCCAAATTGGCAAGTCCTTCTGTAATAGAAGCTTCGCGCGAAACATTAGATTCTGACTTCTCATACACTAAATTTCCTACTGCAGGTGGCAAACACTGTGACAAGTCCAACGCATACTGCTGAATGGCTTGCGTCTGGACACAATATACCTGAACAACTTGCTCCCCATTAGGCAGTGATTCACTTGTCCCTGTAAAACTCAGTATTCGCATTGTGACCGTAAATTCGGCAATGTAGTTCATGCGTGTTGCAGCCGGATTAGGACCGTATTCCAAGTGCACAACATATATAGCATTTCTTTTGGCATTTGCCAATAAAAGAAGACCAGCTTGTGATAAGGCTATCACTTGATTGAAGAAAGCTTCTTCTATTCGAGCCTCTGAACTCGTTAATTCCAAAGTCTGCGTGCAGTGCCATGACTCGGCATCAATAGGAAGTAACCAACCTTCCTCACTCGCTGATACCCATATTTTCACTTCCCGATTGAGAGGGCCCTGAACATATCCTCTAAAAGCTAAGTGCAGTGATATAACAATTAAAACCACAAGCAAAGCAAGAGTTAACAAGAAATATTTGATGCAAGTGGTGTTAAAGAGACCCATGACAAAGATAACTCCGTGAGAAAAACTAAAATGAATCTCTATTTGCATTTACCCCAGTTATAAGTATTATATGGTCTGGGCGATGAGGAGCGGCCAAAAATGTGACAGAACTAACAGGTTGTCCACCATGAGGCAGGAGAACTGCTATTGGTAGTAGATTTCGATCTTCCCAAATTTTAATCTGCAAACAAAATGGCAAGTCCTCAACGCCCACAACTTTATAGGAAATACACCAAATAACCATAAGCACTCAATAACCATAAGCACACATGTGATATCTAGATATTAAGTGATATTCGATTATTCAGAATTAGAGGCATTTTGACTGTCAGCAAAAATCCACAAGCAACATTCGGAATCAGAAATTTTTTCCTTCACAACACCCTAACTGCACATGCATTGCTCAGGACCTAGTAGTTTAATGTTGGATTTAGACATTTAAGAATCTCCCTATACAATGTTGAACTTTTCCTCCCAAACTAAATATATGTTCACATTTTAATTAGTTGGTATTGGGTATGTATGTCCGTGCACGAACAATACCAAGTTAGCATGTATAGATCAGGGATAATTAATTATGAGTCTATCATCTGTTCTACGGCCTTAACGTGAGCACATTCCACAATATGAaatagaaaattatttttaattgacaTCTTGTCAGCTCAGGCTTTTGGTTCCACTTATTTCTCACTATATAAATTACTTtggaattttaaaacacacatTTCCTCAATTCAAGATATGGGAAGTAATCAACACGTTAGCTTTGTGCTTTATAAGAAATAAAGTTACTTAAATCAGATTTGACTATCATAACCACGTTATTTGATAGAACGGAAAGATTACATATGCGAACATAGCGAATGGAGAGGGTACATCAGATGGAAAAATTATTAAACAAGCGCCATAAGTTTTGATAAATCATGAACTTTCGAATGAAGTTGGCTAATTTTGTTTCAAGATTTATGCTATTACAAGCTAATGTTGCATA comes from Henckelia pumila isolate YLH828 chromosome 4, ASM3356847v2, whole genome shotgun sequence and encodes:
- the LOC140867387 gene encoding enhancer of mRNA-decapping protein 4-like translates to MATAGNPNPPGGAPPFDMPLLFRPSTSPAAAPASQNISNSGSSFTNPNFISAPFPPPSASFPPPAAAGGGQYSYLPQTSPFHLQPQFHHLPMYSPPSNPREFANVHPQRSVSYPTPLLQPQVPVPSSPHHLNLQAALVSQNPNTHGARLMALLSAPPSTQDSPNESTMPMPQTLPTSSGSDFSMPQYVNNLSSGPGLLVSHQGPVMRMPSSKPPKGRHLSGDHLVYDIDIRLPGEVQPQLEVTPITKYVSDPGLVVGRQIAVNKTYICYGLKLGAIRVLNINTALRSLLKGLAQRVTDMAFFTEDVHLLAGASVDGRVYVWKIAEGPDEEDKQQITGRIVTAVQITGEGESVHPRVCWHCHKQEVLALGIGKNILKIDTTKVGKGENFSADEPLKCTVDKLIDGIQLVGSHDGEVTDLSMCQWMTTRLVSASVDGTIKIWEDRNLLPIAVLLPHGGQPVSSVTFLAAPHRPDHIILITGGPLNREVKIWVSASEEGWLLPIDAESWHCTQTLELTSSEARIEEAFFNQVIALSQAGLLLLANAKRNAIYVVHLEYGPNPAATRMNYIAEFTVTMRILSFTGTSESLPNGEQVVQVYCVQTQAIQQYALDLSQCLPPAVGNLVYEKSESNVSREASITEGLANLESSGNKTTGTSLASSAPSSSIHAHGLENVPTVRCPVDPVSAESPSLQEFIPSSMESKQMASPVIASDGNLSPVASPSLPLSPRLSGTLSGFRNPSSSFEHGVLSNDRGVEPKIVEYTVDRQMDTIHSNLSDVASLDGESRNYEYKHSQDDMSLALSHSIEFRHPTHLVTPSEILMANSSSEVMHTTDIQGDVELKIQDVGLSSETRNSVVEVKVVDETKFNQNIVDGSGEELQTFLSEDKENTFCSEASDLGIEMARECRAVSPETYIVEEDRQFDGTGGTETVAQPSTVEEEIQDSAKDGPSRVIDPSIPVLAPQPAPNVKGKKQKGKSAQGSGISLASPSAFNSADSSNEPGISYSTPVESQIYSMQEVLHQLLALQKDMQKQMATMIAVPVIKEGKRLEASLGRNMEKAVKANADALWARLQEENAKQEKASRERAQQVTDMISGFLNKDLPSLIEKTVKREVSSLGQSVARAIIPTIEKAISTSIVESFQKGVGDKAVNQLEKSVNFKLEAIVARQLHSQFQSSGKQALQEMLKSSLEVSVIPAFEMSCRAMFEQVDSAFQKGMVEHTAAAQQQFEASHSSLALVLRDAITSASSMSKTLSNELLDGQRKLVAFAAGVNSKAANPLTNQLSNGLLGALHEKLEVDPTKELSRLVAELKYEDAFIAALHRSDVTVVSWLCSHVDLPTLLAMNPLPLSQGVLLSLLQQLACDISKETPRKLTWMREVLTAINPADPVINVHVRPIFEQVYQIMNHHHNMPTTTGSELSNVRLIMHVINSMLMGSK